CGTCCTGGACAACAGCCGGCAGCAGCTCTGGTCCGCGTTCGTGACGCCCGAGGATTTCAAGACCGTCCTGCCCGATTCAACCGGGGGCCTCGGAATCAAGACGAACGACGCGATCTCGCCCGGAAACTTCTATCGGATCCAAGAAGTGGTGGAGGTGCCGGAGTCCGAGAGCCAGGACGGCTACGTCTTCGGGATGACCGGGGTTACGTGCCACGAGTTCGGGCATCAGCTCGGGCTTCCCGATCTCTACGACACCACGCCCGACCAGAACGGCTACTCCCAAGGGCTGGGATCATGGGACATCATGGCCACGGGCGTTTGGAACGCGAACGGATTCGTCCCCTGCGAGCCGAGCGCCTGGAGCAAAGCGTTCCTGGGCTTCATCGCGCCGACGCGGATCACCGCCGATCAGCCCGTGGCGCTCTCGCAAGTCGAGCGCGCGGTGGGCTTGAACCCCAGGCTCCTCCAGATCCCCGTGACGCAGAGCGAATACTTTCTCCTCGAGAATCGCCGGCAGGATCTGAACAAGAACGGCAAGTTCGATTTCGATGACGTAAACGGCGACGGTTCGTTCGATTTCTACACGGACAGTTATCAGGGGGCGGAGTTCGACTTCTTCCTGCCCGGCGACGGCACGGGGTCGGGAATCCTCGCCTACCACGTCGACGAGTCGAAGATCGCCTCGGGGCTCCTCCCCAACATCGTGAACGGCGACCGCGACCGTAAGGGGATCGACCTCGTCGAGGCAGACGGCATCGAGGACCTCGACGATCCGCCCAGCGGGTTCAACTCCGGCAGCCCGGACGACGTCTTCCGCGCCGGCTGGCGCGACCGATGGACCCCCGACACGACGCCGTCGACGGAGGCGTACGGCCACATCCGCACCGGCATCTCGGTCGCGAACATCAGCGCCCCGGAGAGCCTCATGACGTTCGACGTCTCCTTCGCGGGGCAGAAGCCCGGGTGGCCCGTCGTGATCGGAGGCCGCGCGAGAAACGCCGGGGTCCCACCCCTGGCGGTTGACTTGGACGGCGACCAGAAGCCCGAGCTGATCGTTCCCATCCAGCGCCTCAACAACACCGGCGCGCTCTACATCTTGAAGTCGGACGGGACCGATTTTCGCGATTCCGACTCGAATCCGGCGACCCGCAACGCCTTTCTCACGACCCCGGCGGGGGTCAGCGAGACCCCTTGCGTCGGCGACATCGACGGCGACGGGAAGCTCGACATCGTATTCCAAACCCTGGACGGAGCGATCTACGCCGTGCACGCGGACAGCACCGAAGTGGCGGACGGGGACGGGAACCCGGCAACGTTCGGCGTCCTGGTAGCGGGGGGTGGGCTTTCGCGCGGGCAAGCGATCCTAGCGGACCTGAACGGCGACGGCGCGATGGAGATCATCGCGGGCAGGCCGGCCGGCGCGCTGGCCGGGTCCTTCCTCTCTGTATTCCGGGATTCCGCGGGCACGATCTCCTCCTATCTGGTGCCGATGGGAGGGTCGACGGCGTCCCCGCCGGCCGCGGCGGACTTGAATGGTGACGGGTTGCCCGAGGTGATCGTCGCGAACCTGTCCACCGGCGTGGGATCGGTGAGCGGGCTCTCGATCGTGAACTGGGAGATGCTCCTGGATCCGCTCCTCCCGACCGATCCCGATCAGTACGACGCGTACATGATCCGAGGCGGGCGGTTCTCGGCGCCCGTGCTCGCGGACCTGAACCGGGACGGCACCCCCGAGGTGCTGCTCACCGACCGCTTCGGCTCGATCCACGCGCTCCACGTCGCGTTCGCGCCGCATATCCCGGGAGATCTTCCGTCCACCTACATCACCACCACGGAGCTTCCAGGCTGGCCGACGGCGCGTCTTTCGGCCGGCGCCCTCTCGGAGGTCTCGCTCGGGGACCTCGAACGGGACGGCTACCCGGAAGTGTTTCACATGGGAGCCGACTGCCGTGTCGTTGGGGTGCACTACAGCGGCTCCTCCCGGAGCGGATACCCGCTCGCCCCCCGGGACGTCCTTGCCCCCGCGGACTCGACCGGGTTCTGGCCCCCGCTCATCGCGGACGTGGACCAGGACGGCGTTCTGGACGTCATCCCGATCCTGCCGGATGGAAGCCGCCCGGCGTTTCGCGCGGACGGGCGGCGGATCGCGGGCTTCGGCCAGCTCGGGAGCACGGGATCGGGCTCCCCTCCGATGCTCCTGGACTTGGACCGTGACGGGCTCCTCGAATGGATCGAGACCTTCGATCAGGTCCCCTTGGATCCCCGGGTGCAGGTGGAGGTCCACGCGACGTCGATCCCGGTGAGCCCGGGAACGGTCGCCTGGTCCCAGTATCGCTACGGGCCTACCCGGGACGGCTTCTTCCCGGCGTCACCGGCGGGATCTCCGTCCGGGACCTCGATCCTGTCCCAGGTGTATGCCTTTCCGAACCCATCGCGTTCCGGCACCACGTTCATCCATTACCGGCTCGGGGGCCAGGCCCGCGGGGTGCGCCTCAAGATCATGGATCCCACGGGGCACGTGGTCGCGGAGCCCGCGACGGGATCTGCCGACCTGCTCGGATCGGCCGAGCACGCCATTCCGTGGAGCCACGCCGCCCAGGCGAGCGGCGTCTACCTATGCCGCGTCGAGGTCGAATCGGACCGCGGCGTCGAAGTCAAGTTCACCAAATTGGCCGTCCTCCGATGATTCCTCTTGAGGAGAACTTCATGCATCGTTTCCATCGTTCTCAGGTGACTGCGCTCGCGCTGCTCTGGATGATCTTCGCTCCCACGGCCGCGCTTGCCGCCGCCGGTGAGGCCGGCTTCGCCTTCCTGAAGCTCGGAGTCGGCGCGCGCCCCATGGGAATGGGGAGCGCGTACGTCGCGCTCGCGACCGACCCGACGGCGGTCTACTGGAATCCGGCCGGCCTCGCGGACGCGGAGGGCGCTCAGGTCGTCCTGATGCACAACGAGTGGATCCAGGACTTCCGCCAGGAGTTCGCGGCGGTGTCCGGCTCGCTGGGACCGGGAAGGTTCGGCCTCGGGCTCGCGGGCTTCTATACCTCAGAGCTCGAGGAACGCGACGACGTGGGGAACCTCACGGGGCATTTCGGCTTCAACGACCTCGCCGCGACCGGCGCCTACGCGTACCGCTTCGCGCCGCAGGCGGCGGGCGGCGTGGCGGTGAAATTCATCCGCGAGATGATCGACCAAGAGAACGCGACCGCGGTCGCGTTCGATCTAGGCGGCCGGCTGGGGATCGGGCGGACCGGGGTGGCGCTCGCCGCGGCGGTGCAGAATCTGGGCGGCGACGCGAAGTTCGTATCGGAATCCTTCCCGCTGCCGAGGACCCTCCGCGCGGGGGCTTCGCTGTCGCGGGCGATTCCGAGCCTCGAGGGGAAGGGAGCGCTCAGCGCGGAAGTGCGCAAGGCGCGGGGCGACGACGCGCGCTTCCACCTGGGTGGTGAGCTCGAGTACAAGGAGCGGGTCGCGCTTCGGGCGGGGGCCAAGTTCGGATACGACGACGAGAAGCTGAGCTTCGGCGTGGGGTTGATCCGCAGCCGCTTTCATTTCGATTACGCGCTCGTTCCTCTATCCTCCGATCTGGGTACCTCGCACTTCTTCTCGGTCACGGCCCGCCTCTAGGAGGCCGGCCCGTCGCGGAAGTCCTCGAGCCGGAACACGCCTCCCTCGAGCCGCGCGTAGGTCCTCCGCTCGATCCAATCTCCGAGAACGACCAGCTCCCCGTCGCTTTCCCGGCGGTGCACCGGAATGTGGAAGTGCGCCAGCACCAAGGCGTCGAAGCCGTCGTGAAAGACCGGCCGGGCGAGCGTTTCCAGCAGCCAACCTTCGCTCCGCTTGACGCGCGGGGCGTGATCGCGGCTCGTGCGCGAGGTCATCGTGGCGAGCGGGATGCCGATATCGGGGTGAATCCAGCGGAAGAGCCAACGCGAGAGCCTGTTCCGGAGCACGCGCTTGAGGAGCTTGTAGCCTCGATCCCCGGGACCCATCCCGTCCCCGTGCGCGAGAAGGATGCGCCGACCCTGGATCGTGAGGGGGAGCGGAGCGTCGGTGAACGCGACGTCGAGCTCGCGTCTCAAGTAATCTCCGATCCAGAAATCGTGATTTCCGCCGACGTATGTAACGGGGAGCCCCGCGCGGCGCAGCTCGCCGAGCCTTTGCAGCACGGCCACGTAGCGCTTCGGCACCGTGTGGCCGTACTCGAACCAGAAATCGAAGAGGTCGCCGACGACGTAGAGCGCGGCTCGCTCCGAGAGGACAAGGTCGAACAGGCGCAGGAGATCGCGCTCCCGCCCCCGATTGGAATCGGAGGATCCCTGGCCCAGGTGGGCGTCCGCGACGAAATAGGCGCATCTGGGCTCGGGCATGACGC
This sequence is a window from Candidatus Eisenbacteria bacterium. Protein-coding genes within it:
- a CDS encoding UPF0164 family protein; this translates as MDRDLRSGPLGSPGAGGGPRDVDPGEPGNGRLVPVSLRAYPGRLLPGVTGGISVRDLDPVPGVCLSEPIAFRHHVHPLPARGPGPRGAPQDHGSHGARGRGARDGICRPARIGRARHSVEPRRPGERRLPMPRRGRIGPRRRSQVHQIGRPPMIPLEENFMHRFHRSQVTALALLWMIFAPTAALAAAGEAGFAFLKLGVGARPMGMGSAYVALATDPTAVYWNPAGLADAEGAQVVLMHNEWIQDFRQEFAAVSGSLGPGRFGLGLAGFYTSELEERDDVGNLTGHFGFNDLAATGAYAYRFAPQAAGGVAVKFIREMIDQENATAVAFDLGGRLGIGRTGVALAAAVQNLGGDAKFVSESFPLPRTLRAGASLSRAIPSLEGKGALSAEVRKARGDDARFHLGGELEYKERVALRAGAKFGYDDEKLSFGVGLIRSRFHFDYALVPLSSDLGTSHFFSVTARL
- a CDS encoding UDP-2,3-diacylglucosamine diphosphatase → MPEPRCAYFVADAHLGQGSSDSNRGRERDLLRLFDLVLSERAALYVVGDLFDFWFEYGHTVPKRYVAVLQRLGELRRAGLPVTYVGGNHDFWIGDYLRRELDVAFTDAPLPLTIQGRRILLAHGDGMGPGDRGYKLLKRVLRNRLSRWLFRWIHPDIGIPLATMTSRTSRDHAPRVKRSEGWLLETLARPVFHDGFDALVLAHFHIPVHRRESDGELVVLGDWIERRTYARLEGGVFRLEDFRDGPAS
- a CDS encoding M6 family metalloprotease domain-containing protein — protein: MTGARIRRYTGAVRFPPPRSSRTLPFLLALSLTLLAQTASAVPPVPGKHGSPGPKEGFSTARLRRDFALLPGRGERISVETQATYQVLALRVSFSDTPIESSSAYYNRVLFFMNQYWNQVSGGQVTLQPTLWDSVFTLPQTMAYYGDDDRFQERVVFMIRDLIALADSTVDFRPYQSIVIFHAGQGQEADVLDNSRQQLWSAFVTPEDFKTVLPDSTGGLGIKTNDAISPGNFYRIQEVVEVPESESQDGYVFGMTGVTCHEFGHQLGLPDLYDTTPDQNGYSQGLGSWDIMATGVWNANGFVPCEPSAWSKAFLGFIAPTRITADQPVALSQVERAVGLNPRLLQIPVTQSEYFLLENRRQDLNKNGKFDFDDVNGDGSFDFYTDSYQGAEFDFFLPGDGTGSGILAYHVDESKIASGLLPNIVNGDRDRKGIDLVEADGIEDLDDPPSGFNSGSPDDVFRAGWRDRWTPDTTPSTEAYGHIRTGISVANISAPESLMTFDVSFAGQKPGWPVVIGGRARNAGVPPLAVDLDGDQKPELIVPIQRLNNTGALYILKSDGTDFRDSDSNPATRNAFLTTPAGVSETPCVGDIDGDGKLDIVFQTLDGAIYAVHADSTEVADGDGNPATFGVLVAGGGLSRGQAILADLNGDGAMEIIAGRPAGALAGSFLSVFRDSAGTISSYLVPMGGSTASPPAAADLNGDGLPEVIVANLSTGVGSVSGLSIVNWEMLLDPLLPTDPDQYDAYMIRGGRFSAPVLADLNRDGTPEVLLTDRFGSIHALHVAFAPHIPGDLPSTYITTTELPGWPTARLSAGALSEVSLGDLERDGYPEVFHMGADCRVVGVHYSGSSRSGYPLAPRDVLAPADSTGFWPPLIADVDQDGVLDVIPILPDGSRPAFRADGRRIAGFGQLGSTGSGSPPMLLDLDRDGLLEWIETFDQVPLDPRVQVEVHATSIPVSPGTVAWSQYRYGPTRDGFFPASPAGSPSGTSILSQVYAFPNPSRSGTTFIHYRLGGQARGVRLKIMDPTGHVVAEPATGSADLLGSAEHAIPWSHAAQASGVYLCRVEVESDRGVEVKFTKLAVLR